A single region of the Pan troglodytes isolate AG18354 chromosome 22, NHGRI_mPanTro3-v2.0_pri, whole genome shotgun sequence genome encodes:
- the PRMT2 gene encoding protein arginine N-methyltransferase 2 isoform X3 produces MATSGDCPRSESQGEEPVECSEAGLLQEGVQPEEFVAIADYAATDETQLSFLRGEKILILRQTTADWWWGERAGCCGYIPANHVGKHVDEYDPEDTWQDEEYFGSYGTLKLHLEMLADQPRTTKYHSVILQNKESLTDKVILDVGCGTGIISLFCAHYARPKAVYAVEASEMAQHTGQLVLQNGFADIITVYQQKVEDVVLPEKVDVLVSEWMGTCLLVRAGVRAAGGPRRWTCWCLSGWGPACCCYRILLVLLRPRHDFREAGCTLSSLPLASGTAGAGAASWISGRFARSLRISITHLVELKDCQTQSYRC; encoded by the exons ATGGCAACATCAGGTGACTGTCCCAGAAGTGAATCGCAG GGAGAAGAGCCTGTTGAGTGCAGTGAGGCTGGTCTCCTGCAGGAGGGAGTACAGCCAGAGGAGTTTGTGGCCATCGCGGACTACGCTGCCACCGATGAGACCCAG ctcagTTTTTTGAGAGGAGAAAAAATTCTTATCCTGAGACAAACCACTGCAGATTGGTGGTGGGGTGAGCGTGCGGGCTGCTGTGGGTACATTCCGGCAAACCATGTGGGGAAGCATGTGGATGAGTACGACCCCGAGGACACGTGGCAGGATGAAGAGTACTTCGGCAGCTATGGAACTCTG AAACTCCACTTGGAAATGTTGGCAGACCAGCCACGAACAACTAAATACCACAGTGTCATCCTGCAGAATAAAGAATCCCTGACGGATAAAGTCATCCTGGATGTGGGCTGTGGGACTGGGATCATCAGTCTCTTCTGTGCACACTATGCGCGGCCTAAAGCG GTGTACGCGGTGGAGGCCAGTGAGATGGCACAGCACACGGGGCAGCTGGTCCTGCAGAACGGCTTTGCCGACATCATCACCGTGTACCAGCAGAAGGTGGAGGATGTGGTGCTGCCCGAGAAGGTGGACGTGCTGGTGTCTGAGTGGATGGGGACCTGCCTGCTGGTGAGGGCGGGCGTGCGGGCAGCTGGGGGCCCGAGAAGGTGGACGTGCTGGTGTCTGAGTGGATGGGGACCTGCCTGCTG TTGTTACAGGATCTTGCTTGTTCTCCTGAGGCCACGCCACGATTTCCGAGAAGCAGGTTGCACACTCAGCAGTCTCCCACTAGCCAGTGGCACTGCAGGTGCAGGGGCTGCCTCCTGGATTTCAGGACGCTTTGCAAGGTCACTGAGGATCTCCATTACACATTTGGTAGAATTAAAAGACTGCCAGACTCAGTCTTACCGTTGTTAG
- the PRMT2 gene encoding protein arginine N-methyltransferase 2 isoform X9: MATSGDCPRSESQGEEPVECSEAGLLQEGVQPEEFVAIADYAATDETQLSFLRGEKILILRQTTADWWWGERAGCCGYIPANHVGKHVDEYDPEDTWQDEEYFGSYGTLKLHLEMLADQPRTTKYHSVILQNKESLTDKVILDVGCGTGIISLFCAHYARPKAVYAVEASEMAQHTGQLVLQNGFADIITVYQQKVEDVVLPEKVDVLVSEWMGTCLLRC; this comes from the exons ATGGCAACATCAGGTGACTGTCCCAGAAGTGAATCGCAG GGAGAAGAGCCTGTTGAGTGCAGTGAGGCTGGTCTCCTGCAGGAGGGAGTACAGCCAGAGGAGTTTGTGGCCATCGCGGACTACGCTGCCACCGATGAGACCCAG ctcagTTTTTTGAGAGGAGAAAAAATTCTTATCCTGAGACAAACCACTGCAGATTGGTGGTGGGGTGAGCGTGCGGGCTGCTGTGGGTACATTCCGGCAAACCATGTGGGGAAGCATGTGGATGAGTACGACCCCGAGGACACGTGGCAGGATGAAGAGTACTTCGGCAGCTATGGAACTCTG AAACTCCACTTGGAAATGTTGGCAGACCAGCCACGAACAACTAAATACCACAGTGTCATCCTGCAGAATAAAGAATCCCTGACGGATAAAGTCATCCTGGATGTGGGCTGTGGGACTGGGATCATCAGTCTCTTCTGTGCACACTATGCGCGGCCTAAAGCG GTGTACGCGGTGGAGGCCAGTGAGATGGCACAGCACACGGGGCAGCTGGTCCTGCAGAACGGCTTTGCCGACATCATCACCGTGTACCAGCAGAAGGTGGAGGATGTGGTGCTGCCCGAGAAGGTGGACGTGCTGGTGTCTGAGTGGATGGGGACCTGCCTGCTG AGGTGCTAG
- the PRMT2 gene encoding protein arginine N-methyltransferase 2 isoform X2, whose translation MATSGDCPRSESQGEEPVECSEAGLLQEGVQPEEFVAIADYAATDETQLSFLRGEKILILRQTTADWWWGERAGCCGYIPANHVGKHVDEYDPEDTWQDEEYFGSYGTLKLHLEMLADQPRTTKYHSVILQNKESLTDKVILDVGCGTGIISLFCAHYARPKAVYAVEASEMAQHTGQLVLQNGFADIITVYQQKVEDVVLPEKVDVLVSEWMGTCLLLLQDLACSPEATPRFPRSRLHTQQSPTSQWHCRCRGCLLDFRTLCKVTEDLHYTFGRIKRLPDSVLPLLVYSCCQYVMRTYYIPLFSLAQGRIKNLDQN comes from the exons ATGGCAACATCAGGTGACTGTCCCAGAAGTGAATCGCAG GGAGAAGAGCCTGTTGAGTGCAGTGAGGCTGGTCTCCTGCAGGAGGGAGTACAGCCAGAGGAGTTTGTGGCCATCGCGGACTACGCTGCCACCGATGAGACCCAG ctcagTTTTTTGAGAGGAGAAAAAATTCTTATCCTGAGACAAACCACTGCAGATTGGTGGTGGGGTGAGCGTGCGGGCTGCTGTGGGTACATTCCGGCAAACCATGTGGGGAAGCATGTGGATGAGTACGACCCCGAGGACACGTGGCAGGATGAAGAGTACTTCGGCAGCTATGGAACTCTG AAACTCCACTTGGAAATGTTGGCAGACCAGCCACGAACAACTAAATACCACAGTGTCATCCTGCAGAATAAAGAATCCCTGACGGATAAAGTCATCCTGGATGTGGGCTGTGGGACTGGGATCATCAGTCTCTTCTGTGCACACTATGCGCGGCCTAAAGCG GTGTACGCGGTGGAGGCCAGTGAGATGGCACAGCACACGGGGCAGCTGGTCCTGCAGAACGGCTTTGCCGACATCATCACCGTGTACCAGCAGAAGGTGGAGGATGTGGTGCTGCCCGAGAAGGTGGACGTGCTGGTGTCTGAGTGGATGGGGACCTGCCTGCTG TTGTTACAGGATCTTGCTTGTTCTCCTGAGGCCACGCCACGATTTCCGAGAAGCAGGTTGCACACTCAGCAGTCTCCCACTAGCCAGTGGCACTGCAGGTGCAGGGGCTGCCTCCTGGATTTCAGGACGCTTTGCAAGGTCACTGAGGATCTCCATTACACATTTGGTAGAATTAAAAGACTGCCAGACTCAGTCTTACCGTTGTTAGTGTATTCGTGCTGTCAATATGTGATGAGGACATATTATATTCCGTTATTCTCTTTAGCTCAAGGAAGAATAAAGAATTTGGACCAAAATTAG
- the PRMT2 gene encoding protein arginine N-methyltransferase 2 isoform X5, translating to MATSGDCPRSESQGEEPVECSEAGLLQEGVQPEEFVAIADYAATDETQLSFLRGEKILILRQTTADWWWGERAGCCGYIPANHVGKHVDEYDPEDTWQDEEYFGSYGTLKLHLEMLADQPRTTKYHSVILQNKESLTDKVILDVGCGTGIISLFCAHYARPKAVYAVEASEMAQHTGQLVLQNGFADIITVYQQKVEDVVLPEKVDVLVSEWMGTCLLAAPLLSCRILPCTCASGPLHVLLACCLPLPCTCASVPLHVLLACCLPVLRAPQPSGLHLSWPIFLL from the exons ATGGCAACATCAGGTGACTGTCCCAGAAGTGAATCGCAG GGAGAAGAGCCTGTTGAGTGCAGTGAGGCTGGTCTCCTGCAGGAGGGAGTACAGCCAGAGGAGTTTGTGGCCATCGCGGACTACGCTGCCACCGATGAGACCCAG ctcagTTTTTTGAGAGGAGAAAAAATTCTTATCCTGAGACAAACCACTGCAGATTGGTGGTGGGGTGAGCGTGCGGGCTGCTGTGGGTACATTCCGGCAAACCATGTGGGGAAGCATGTGGATGAGTACGACCCCGAGGACACGTGGCAGGATGAAGAGTACTTCGGCAGCTATGGAACTCTG AAACTCCACTTGGAAATGTTGGCAGACCAGCCACGAACAACTAAATACCACAGTGTCATCCTGCAGAATAAAGAATCCCTGACGGATAAAGTCATCCTGGATGTGGGCTGTGGGACTGGGATCATCAGTCTCTTCTGTGCACACTATGCGCGGCCTAAAGCG GTGTACGCGGTGGAGGCCAGTGAGATGGCACAGCACACGGGGCAGCTGGTCCTGCAGAACGGCTTTGCCGACATCATCACCGTGTACCAGCAGAAGGTGGAGGATGTGGTGCTGCCCGAGAAGGTGGACGTGCTGGTGTCTGAGTGGATGGGGACCTGCCTGCTG GCTGCGCCTCTCCTGAGCTGCCGCATTCTCCCCTGCACCTGTGCGTCTGGCCCTCTTCACGTCCTCCTGGCCTGCTGTCTGCCTCTCCCCTGCACCTGTGCGTCTGTCCCTCTTCATGTCCTCCTTGCCTgctgtctgcctgttctcagagcCCCTCAGCCCTCAGGCCTTCATCTCTCCTGGCCCATCTTCCTACTCTGA
- the PRMT2 gene encoding protein arginine N-methyltransferase 2 isoform X6 — translation MATSGDCPRSESQGEEPVECSEAGLLQEGVQPEEFVAIADYAATDETQLSFLRGEKILILRQTTADWWWGERAGCCGYIPANHVGKHVDEYDPEDTWQDEEYFGSYGTLKLHLEMLADQPRTTKYHSVILQNKESLTDKVILDVGCGTGIISLFCAHYARPKAVYAVEASEMAQHTGQLVLQNGFADIITVYQQKVEDVVLPEKVDVLVSEWMGTCLLVRAGVRAAGGPRRWTCWCLSGWGPACWLRLS, via the exons ATGGCAACATCAGGTGACTGTCCCAGAAGTGAATCGCAG GGAGAAGAGCCTGTTGAGTGCAGTGAGGCTGGTCTCCTGCAGGAGGGAGTACAGCCAGAGGAGTTTGTGGCCATCGCGGACTACGCTGCCACCGATGAGACCCAG ctcagTTTTTTGAGAGGAGAAAAAATTCTTATCCTGAGACAAACCACTGCAGATTGGTGGTGGGGTGAGCGTGCGGGCTGCTGTGGGTACATTCCGGCAAACCATGTGGGGAAGCATGTGGATGAGTACGACCCCGAGGACACGTGGCAGGATGAAGAGTACTTCGGCAGCTATGGAACTCTG AAACTCCACTTGGAAATGTTGGCAGACCAGCCACGAACAACTAAATACCACAGTGTCATCCTGCAGAATAAAGAATCCCTGACGGATAAAGTCATCCTGGATGTGGGCTGTGGGACTGGGATCATCAGTCTCTTCTGTGCACACTATGCGCGGCCTAAAGCG GTGTACGCGGTGGAGGCCAGTGAGATGGCACAGCACACGGGGCAGCTGGTCCTGCAGAACGGCTTTGCCGACATCATCACCGTGTACCAGCAGAAGGTGGAGGATGTGGTGCTGCCCGAGAAGGTGGACGTGCTGGTGTCTGAGTGGATGGGGACCTGCCTGCTGGTGAGGGCGGGCGTGCGGGCAGCTGGGGGCCCGAGAAGGTGGACGTGCTGGTGTCTGAGTGGATGGGGACCTGCCTGCTG GCTGCGCCTCTCCTGA
- the PRMT2 gene encoding protein arginine N-methyltransferase 2 isoform X8, translating to MATSGDCPRSESQGEEPVECSEAGLLQEGVQPEEFVAIADYAATDETQLSFLRGEKILILRQTTADWWWGERAGCCGYIPANHVGKHVDEYDPEDTWQDEEYFGSYGTLKLHLEMLADQPRTTKYHSVILQNKESLTDKVILDVGCGTGIISLFCAHYARPKAVYAVEASEMAQHTGQLVLQNGFADIITVYQQKVEDVVLPEKVDVLVSEWMGTCLLVRAGVRAAGGPRRWTCWCLSGWGPAC from the exons ATGGCAACATCAGGTGACTGTCCCAGAAGTGAATCGCAG GGAGAAGAGCCTGTTGAGTGCAGTGAGGCTGGTCTCCTGCAGGAGGGAGTACAGCCAGAGGAGTTTGTGGCCATCGCGGACTACGCTGCCACCGATGAGACCCAG ctcagTTTTTTGAGAGGAGAAAAAATTCTTATCCTGAGACAAACCACTGCAGATTGGTGGTGGGGTGAGCGTGCGGGCTGCTGTGGGTACATTCCGGCAAACCATGTGGGGAAGCATGTGGATGAGTACGACCCCGAGGACACGTGGCAGGATGAAGAGTACTTCGGCAGCTATGGAACTCTG AAACTCCACTTGGAAATGTTGGCAGACCAGCCACGAACAACTAAATACCACAGTGTCATCCTGCAGAATAAAGAATCCCTGACGGATAAAGTCATCCTGGATGTGGGCTGTGGGACTGGGATCATCAGTCTCTTCTGTGCACACTATGCGCGGCCTAAAGCG GTGTACGCGGTGGAGGCCAGTGAGATGGCACAGCACACGGGGCAGCTGGTCCTGCAGAACGGCTTTGCCGACATCATCACCGTGTACCAGCAGAAGGTGGAGGATGTGGTGCTGCCCGAGAAGGTGGACGTGCTGGTGTCTGAGTGGATGGGGACCTGCCTGCTGGTGAGGGCGGGCGTGCGGGCAGCTGGGGGCCCGAGAAGGTGGACGTGCTGGTGTCTGAGTGGATGGGGACCTGCCTGCTG A